From one Candidatus Eisenbacteria bacterium genomic stretch:
- a CDS encoding uroporphyrinogen-III synthase, with product MTRAREQNRQWETSLKSIGIDVLNLPLIRFSPLKAPAAVDTAGFDWILFTSPQGVRSFFEAGLRPGAAQLGVLGEGTAGVLAACGYRDDLGARVRTGHELATFFCRMVKAPARVLLPGALKRLAQPKADLTQAGFSVTELPLYKTEPVPAAELPENPFKPGDVILFASPSAVTSFVLAYKERLPCAAIGETTAETARGEGFDPFVAENPDLPSLCRAVGLSPTSHVEELVEDD from the coding sequence CAGAACCGGCAATGGGAGACCTCCCTAAAATCGATCGGCATCGACGTGCTGAACTTGCCCCTCATCCGCTTCTCGCCCCTCAAGGCGCCCGCGGCCGTCGACACGGCCGGATTTGATTGGATCCTTTTTACATCGCCGCAGGGAGTCCGGTCCTTTTTCGAAGCGGGTCTCCGTCCGGGGGCGGCGCAATTGGGGGTGTTGGGCGAGGGGACAGCGGGCGTTCTCGCCGCATGCGGCTATCGTGACGATCTGGGCGCGAGGGTCAGGACCGGCCATGAACTGGCAACCTTCTTTTGCCGGATGGTGAAAGCGCCGGCGCGGGTGCTGCTTCCGGGCGCCTTAAAGCGCCTGGCGCAGCCGAAGGCCGATCTCACGCAGGCCGGATTTTCGGTCACGGAGCTTCCCTTGTACAAAACCGAGCCGGTGCCGGCCGCTGAATTGCCGGAAAACCCATTCAAACCGGGCGACGTTATCCTCTTTGCCAGTCCCTCGGCCGTAACATCCTTTGTCCTGGCTTATAAAGAGAGATTACCCTGCGCCGCTATCGGTGAGACCACCGCCGAGACGGCCCGCGGCGAGGGATTCGATCCCTTCGTGGCCGAAAACCCGGATCTGCCGTCGCTCTGCCGGGCGGTTGGTCTGTCGCCGACATCACACGTCGAAGAGTTAGTGGAGGATGATTGA